The following is a genomic window from Salinibacterium sp. UTAS2018.
ATAACTACATCGCTCTGTTTGGCGAAGAGCGCTTCATCCACTCGCTTCAGAACCTGGGTATCTTTACCCTCTTCTTTATCGGTGGCACCATGATCTTCGGATTCTTGTGGGCGTGGATGCTCGACAAGGGCGTCACCGCAGAGGGCGTTTTCCGCTCGGTGTTCCTCTTCCCCATGGCGATTTCGTTCGTGGCATCCGGTGTTGTCTGGCGCTGGTTGCTCAACAGCGCTGAGGGCGACCGTGCATCTGGACTCAACCGGGTCTTCGAGAACCTCGGGCTCGACTTTCTCCAGAACTCGTGGTGGAACGATCCGACCTGGGGCATGGCGGCGATTGCATTGCCCGCTATCTGGCAGCTCGCCGGCTACGTCATGGCGCTCTTCCTTTCGGGCTTCCGTGGCATTCCTGAAGAGCTGCGTGAAGCAGCCCGCATGGATGGCGCTACCGAGTGGAAGCTCTACCGCTACGTGATCTTCCCCCAGCTGAGCCCCGTAGCCCTCTCCGCCCTCATCATCGTGGGCCACATGTCGCTCAAGGTCTTCGACCTCATCATGGCGATCACGAAGTCGATCTACCAGACCGAGGTTCCCGCAACCTACCTCTGGGTCGCGTTGACCTCGAACGACTACGCCAAGTCGGCCACGATCGCGACAATTCTGTTGCTCTTCGTTGCCGTCGTGATCGTTCCCTACCTGATCTACACCGCTCGCGCAGAGAAGAGGCAAGGATGAGTGTCGCAACCGGACTCGACAAGAAGCCAAGCGAACCCACTACCGAGTCGCACATGCCGCAGAGTTCGGCGATCCGTGCGCGCGCTGGGTTGAGTCGCACCGCGAAGTACGTGCTGCTGGTGTTCTTCCTGGTCATTGTGTTGATGCCCGTGTACGTGCTTATCGTCACGAGCCTCAAGCCGCCGCAGGACGTCAACCCCGCCACCTCGTGGGGGCTGCCGGTTCGCTGGCCGTGGGAGCCCGCCTTTGAGGGTGGACCCACCGGCTTCGACAACTGGGCTCTCGCGTGGAACGCGCTGTCGGCATCCATCGGTCGCACGTTCTTGCTGGCGATTCCCGCCGCACTGATCGCGTCGTTCCTCGGAGCAATGAACGGTTTCGTTTTGGCCCGCTGGCGCTTCCCGTACGCCGATGTCGTCTTCACGTTCATCCTGTTCGGAATGTTCATTCCGTACCAGGCGATCATGACGCCGCTCGTGCAGATGAAGACAAGCCTCGGGTTGCCGAGCGATGTCTCCACGCTGTTGGTTGTGCACGTGATCTACGGTTTGCCGATCTGTACGTTGATCTTCCGCAACTACTACGCCGGCATCCCTCACGAGTTGATGGAAGCAGCCCGTATGGATGGTTCGGGGATGCTGCGCACCTTCCGCAGCATCGTCTTGCCGCTGTCGCTTCCCGGCTTTGTGGTCACGATCATCTGGCAGTTCACGTCGGCCTGGAACGACTTCCTGTTCGCGCTGTTCCTGTCGAACCAGAACGAGGGGCCGGTGTCGCTCGCGCTCAACAACCTGGCTCAGGGCGCGCAATTGGCCAACTACGGTGCTGCGATGGCGGGAGCGTTGCTTGCTTCGCTACCGACCCTCGTCGTGTACATCGTGCTCGGCAAGTACTTCATCGGTGGACTGATGAGCGGCTCGGTCAAGAGCTAAAGCACTCCGTGCGGCACTGAGCCGCGTCATCCTGTTCCGCTTCGGCGGGGCGGATGGCGCGGCTTTTGTCGTGCGGTCCGGCGCTGGCGGCGGACGCGAGCGGCACGCGCTGGGCGCTGGGCGGGACGCGCTGGGATCCGAGCTGGGAGCTGAAAGCTAGGAGCTGAGCGTGCGCAAGTACGCGAGCGCAGCCATGAGGATAGCGGCGGTAGCGGCGGTTGCGCCGATCGCGACAGCGATAAAGGCCGTCGGATGCCGTTCAAAGAAGTACAACGACTCCGGGTAATCTTCCCGAATTTCGCCTGTCGAGACGGTGCCGGCAATGCGCGTCGTGGGAACAGAGAACGCTGCCGCGACGAGATCGAAGTGTTCGGGAGCCCAGTACTGACCACGCATTCGCAGCAGGCGGCGCTTATTGGGCCCCATCACAGCGAGCGTCGGCCGCGACTCTAATCCGTCGCTCGTGTAGACCTCGGCGACAAGCATGTGTTCGGCATCCGCCTTGTTGAAATGTACGGTGCGGCCAAAGAAGCCGCGTTCGCTCACCACGGGGGCCTCGGCGGAGAACCAGATCCCGATCCGGAAGTAGGCGACGATGGCGCCGACAGCCACGAGGATCGCCACGATCTGAGTGATGACGACGGCAAGCCACGGGCCGTCGGGGAGCACGATGATATACAGCACGCCGAAGACCGGGCCCAAGAATGCCAGCCCAGCGATGAGCCCGCGGTGATAGAGGCTGCGCGGAGGAACGATTCGCTGGCGTGGATCGCGAGAAGATAAATCGTAAGGATTGCTGTTTCGTGACAACGGCAATCCCTTTCGTCAGTTCGCGCCGCGCGACTTCAGCCTTATAGAGCGGAGAATGGGGGATTCGAACCCCCGAGGGCTTGCACCCAACACGCTTTCCAAGCGTGCGCCATAGGCCACTAGGCGAATTCTCCTGGCAAGTTGAACACGCCTAAGCGAAAACAACCTCATGTGATCATAACGGGGTCGAGGGCCTAGCGGTAATCGACGCGGCAAACACGTCGAATGCGGCGGCGGCGGGCGCGCGCAACGGCGTCTCAAATTTGGGTAGACTGAGGGCGGCTCCTCGCGTGGCGCCATCCAGGCCAACTCCCCCAGGACGGAAACGTAGCAAGGGTAACCGGGCTCTGGCGGGTGCGCGAGGGGTCTTTTCTTTTGTGCTGATCAGCAGGTGCGGCGCGTAGGCTGAAGCCGTGACGCGAAACATTTACATCACTTCCATTGAGGGCCACGCCGGCAAGTCCACGATCGCCCTCGGTCTGCTTGACACGCTTAGTCGTGAAGCTAAACGGTTGGGGGTGTTTCGGCCAGTTGCTCGCACGAGTGACGAACGCGACTACGTCTTAGAGATGTTGCTCGGCCACGAGGCTGTGAACCTCAGCTATGACGATGCGGTTGGCGTGGGGTATGACGACGTCCACTCTGATCCCGAGCTCGCTCTCAGCCGTATTATCGAGCGCTTCAAAGCGGTTGAAGCCCAGTGCGATGTCGTTGTTATCGTCGGCTCGGACTATACGGATGTCGGCAGCCCCACCGAGCTGTCGTATAACGCTCGCGTCGCGGCAAACCTCGGTGCGCCGGTGCTTCTGGTGTTGGGCGGTCAGTCTGAGGATGGCGAGAGCCGCAGCCCCGCCGACATGGCTCAGGTCTATTCCATCGCTCATCAAGAGCTGGATGCCGCGCATGCGCAACTGGTCGGCGTTGTCGTCAATAGGTCTGACCCTGGTCACCTCGACAACATCATCGCCGGGGTGAGCGCCGCGGTCGGCGACGATACTCCCGTCTGGGCTATTCCCGAAGATCCCTTCCTTATTGCTCCCAGCCTTGGCTCCTTGCTCACCGCTGTTGACGGTGAGCTGTTGCGCGGTGACCCCGATCTGCTGCAGCGCGAAGCGCTCGGTGTAGTCGTTGCCGGCATGACGATGGAGAACGTGCTGCTGCGTCTCATCGAGGGTTCGGTTGTGGTGGTTGCCGGCGACCGGTCGGATGTGTTGCTGGCGACACTGATGGCGCACGCGTCAGAGACGTTCCCGTCGCTCGCGGGCATCATCCTGAACGGTGGCTTCGATCTTTCGCCGCAAATAGAGCGGCTGATCGAGGGCCTCGACGTTGCGTTGCCCGTGATCCGTACATCGTTTGGTACTTATGACACCGCGCGCACGATCACGAAGACTCGCGGTCGTTTGGCTGCGGAGTCTCCGCGTAAGTTCGACACTGCGCTCGCGCTGTTCGAACAGCATGTGGATGCCGCTGAGCTCATGCGCCGCCTTGACCTGCATCCGGCCACGGTCGTGACGCCGCTCATGTTCGAATACGGGCTTCTTGATCGCGCCCGCCAGCGCCCGCAGCACATCGTGCTGCCCGAGGGCAACGACGACCGCATTCTTCGCGCCTCCAGCACACTGCTACGCCGAGGCGTTGCCCAGCTCACGATTCTCGGCGACGAGGGCGAAGTGCGGGGACGTGCCGCTGAGCTCGGTCTCGATATCTCGGGCGCGAGCATCCTGAGTCCTTTCGATGAAGAGCTGCGCAATCGTTTCGCGACGGAGTACGTGAAGCTGCGCGCCCACAAGGGGATGACGATGGAGGTCGCCCGCGACACGGTGACCGACGTGTCGTACTTTGGCACGATGATGGTGCACTTGGGTCTTGCCGACGGCATGGTCTCGGGTGCGGCGCACACCACGGCGCACACGATCCGGCCCAGCTTTGAGATCATCAAGACAAAGCCCGATGTGTCGATCGTGTCGAGCGTGTTTTTGATGTGCCTCGAAGACCGCGTGCTGGTCTACGGCGACTGTGCCGTGAACCCTGATCCGGATGCTGCCCAGCTTGCTGACATCGCGATCTCGTCGGCCGCGACCGCAGCCCAGTTCGGAATCGACCAGCGCATTGCGATGCTCTCGTACTCCACCGGCACCTCGGGCAGCGGAGCGGATGTCGACAAGGTGCGCGCTGCAACCGCTCTCGTGAGTGAACGTCGCCCCGACCTCGCGGTCGACGGCCCCATCCAATACGACGCCGCAGTGGATGCCGCTGTCGGCAAGTCCAAAATGCCCGACTCCGAGGTGGCTGGCCGCGCCACAGTATTTGTGTTCCCTGACCTCAACACCGGAAACAACACGTACAAGGCCGTGCAGCGAAGTGCGGGCGCTGTGGCGATCGGGCCCGTGCTTCAGGGTCTTCGCAAACCGATCAATGATCTCTCGCGCGGTGCCCTCGTGCAAGACATTGTGAACACGGTCGCGATCACCGCGATTCAGGCTCAATCGGTGGCTGCAGAGGCCGCCGCTCTACGGGGCATCGCCGCCGATGCCTCCGCCAAGGAGTAAGAATGACAACTGTTTTCGTGGTGAACTCGGGTTCGTCGTCGATCAAATGGGAACTGCTCGATGCCGAGTCCGGTTCCGTCTTTAGTGGCGGCATCGTGGAACGCATCGGAGAACTCGGCGGAGGCGCCGCGGACCACGACGACGGCATGCGTCAGATTCTGGCGGAGCTGGGGGATGAGCATCCGGCCGTCGTCGGTCACCGCGTGGTTCATGGGGGAGCGGAGTTCACCGCTGCGACCGTGATCACCGATGAGGTCGAGGATCGTCTCGAAGAGATTTCAGTTCTGGCGCCGCTGCATAACCCGGCCAACCTCAAAGGCATTCGAGCGGCACGGGCCACCTTCGCTACGGTGCCTCACGTGGCGATCTTCGACACCGCCTTTCACGGAACGTTGCCGCCCGAGGCGTACACCTACGCGATCAACACTGAGTTGGCGCGAACGCACGGCATCCGTCGCTACGGCTTTCATGGCACCTCGTATCGCTACGTTGCGGAACGAACCGCGGCCGTGCTCGGCACAGAGCTCGCTGACCTCAAGTTGATCGTCTTCCACCTCGGCAATGGCGCCTCGGCCTGCGCCATCGATGGCGGTCGCAGCGTAGAAACGTCGATGGGGATGACGCCGCTGGAGGGCCTTGTCATGGGAACTCGTTCGGGCGATATCGATCCCGGAGCGCTATTTCACCTCGGTCGTTCTGGAATGGACCTTCCCGGGTTAGACCACTTGCTCAATCGTGAGAGTGGTCTGCTGGGCATGACGGGCACTGGCGACATGCGTGACGTTCAATCCAAGGCGGATGCGGGCGACGAGCGCGCCCAAGCGGCGCTCGCGGTTTACTACCATCGCCTTCGTCACTACCTGGGGGCTTACCTCGTGGCGTTGGGCGGAGCGGACGCGGTTGTCTTCACTGCCGGGGTGGGGGAAAACAATGCGAACACTCGCTTGGCCACCGTTCAGGGGCTCGAATCGTTCGGCATTGTGATGGATGTCGCAGCCAACTCCGAAGCGCGCCGAGACGAACGAATCGTGTCGGCATCCGATTCGACGGTGAAGGTTCTCGTGATTCCGACCAACGAGGAACTGCAGATAGCACGGGAGTCGGTCGAGGCTGTAACCCGGTAGACCACTCTTTGTCCCCCGTTCTGGTCTCTTGTAGTGGTCCACTCTGAGCTTTTATTGTTTACGTGAGGCCGAATTCGGGCGGACTCAGCGTGGGGCCAACCACCCCGCGAGTAGCTCACCACTACTCGAGCTGAGTGCGGGCGCAGAGTGCGCAGGCCTCGGATCAGGGGGCAGTTGTGGTTTTCAGGGAACCAATTTTCGGAACGCGCGGGCACACGAGGGGTCTATCGCGATCGCTTCGCGCGGGCGTCGCGACGTTCGCCGCAGCAGGGCTAGTGACGCTGTCGGTCTTTTCCGCCGGCGCTCCAGCGCAAGCCGCGGCCGGCGATGACTCGGTTGCCGAGTCTGCGTTTTTATCTGGTGACTTAGTCGCGAGTATTCTCGCCGCGGATCTGGGTCATGTAGCGGTGAGCAACGACGGTACGCTAACCACTCAGACGGCTAATTCGGGTATCGGTGCGAGCATCGATCTATCTGCCCTCAGCCTGCCGTTGACTCTCGACGCTGGCCTGCTCAGAACCTTTGCCGAGGCCGAAAATGAGGGCAGTTCGGTCGCAGCTGCTGGGCTGATCGATGTCAGCGGCGATTTCTCGAGTGCCAATCCGTCTTACACGCCGGGATCGTTCAGCCTCGACCTTACCGATGCTCTGTCCGGATCCGAAGCGCTGCTCACCGAGCTTGCTGAGCTGAAACTCGATCTTGGCGCGCTTAGTTCGCGAGCGTCAATCGATGCAGCCGGCGCGCCTGTCGGCGACTACCAAATCGTCGGCACCCAGCTTCTCTTGACGAGCAACACGCTCGCAGGGGTCGTAGGAACGGTCAATACCGCTGCGGGCCTCGTGGAAACTGAGGTGGACGCCCTCGTGGGGCCTGGCGGCGCGATCCTCGCTGAGGTGACCGACGTTGTAGACGATGCGCTCAGCACATTGAACCTCGGTTCGGTTTCCGCGAGCGTTTCGTTGGACTTGGTGGGCGCCGTTAGCACCGTGTTGACGGATCCGTTGACGAATCCGCTCGTCAACGGTGCTGTGACGCTCGACCTCTCAACGGGCATCGTCGCAATCGACCTGAACGAGCTCAACGCCGGTGGCTTATCGAATCAGCCAGCGAACACAAACATTCTTACCGCGGACCAGCTAGCAGCAGTCGCTGCATCGCTCGACACAATTTTGTTTGATCTCCAAACCAGGCTCAACAATGCGGTTTCGTCGACTCTCACGGCTGCGGTATTGGACGTCGCCGTCGTTTTGGAACTTGGGTCCCTTTCTGTCGCTACTTTGACGATCGCGGGGCCGCTGGGCGATTTCGCGTCTGGAGAAGCTGAAGCGAACATTCAGCTGCTCCCCGGTCTTGGCACCATCACAGCTGGTATCGTCTCGCCGCTCCTGAACGGGGTTCTTGCCGGGGTGCTTAGTGGCTTGGGCGGAGGGCTCACATCAGTATCCACACTTCTTGATCCCGCCGGGCCAGTTATGGGTGGCTTCGCTTCCACCCTCACAAGTCAGGTTGTCGCGCTGGTTAGTGGCGCGCTCGAACTGGTTCTCGATTCTCTTCCGGCCCTTATTAGTCTGACCGTGAACCATCAAGAGTTCACGGGCACTGCTCCAAACCAGAAGTTTGTCGAGACCGCGCTTCGTGTTGAGGTGTTGCAAGGTGTCCTAGCGACCCTGAACATTGCGCAGGCGGCTGTCGGCCCGAACTTCGCGGGTGTTCGCCCGGCCATCACTGATGTCGATCCCACCAGCGGACCGGTAACGGGTGGCACCTCTGTCACGCTGACGGGAACTGATTTCAACGGTTCTACCGGCGTTACGTTCGATGGCACGGCGGGCACCGACTTCACCGTTGTCAGCGATACGGAGATCACGGTCACGAGCCCGGCGCACGCTGCGGGCGGCGTTGAGGTCATCATTCAACATCCGGCTGGCGCTTCAGACGATGCTGAATTCACCTACACGCCGGTACCTGTCATCTCGTCGCTCGACCCGGACTTCGGCCCGATCGCAGGCGGCACCGCGGTGACGATCACCGGCTCCGACTTCACGGATGCCACGGCTGTCACGTTCGACGGAACTGAGGGCACAATCTTTACCGTCGTCAGCGACACTCAGATTACGGTGACAAGCCCGGCTCACGCTCTGGGCGCAGTTGACCTGATCATTGAGCGCGACTCTGGAGACTCAGCTCCCGAAACCTTTACGTATCGCGGAGCCCCGACGGTGTCGAACATGACTCCGGTCGAGGGGCCACTCGCGGGCGGCACTGCAGTGACGATCACGGGAACCGGCTTCACCGGCTCCACGGGAGTCACCTTCGACGGCGCTGACGGAACATCGTTCACGGTAGTGAGCGACACCGAGATCACCGTCTCGAGCCCCGCTCACGCTGCGGAAACGATTGACGTGATTGTGGTGCATCCGATTGGGAATGCAGACGCCGGTGAATTCACTTACACGGCTGCCCCCATCATCTCCTCGCTCTCGCCGAACATCGGCCCCATCGATGGCGGCACTGCTGTGACAATTACCGGCTCGGGTTTCACCGGGTCAACGGGCGTCACTTTTGATGGGGATGACGGAACGTTGTTCACGGTCGTGAGCGATACCGAGATCACCGTCACCACCCCGGCGCATGAAGTCGCCGTAGTCGACGTCGTTGTGCTCAACACTCCGGCCAATTCGACCCCTGGTGCATTCAGCTACCAAGAGGCTCCTACCGTGTCAGGGATCGCTCCTGACGAGGGACCGCTTGCTGGTGGCACCGAAGTGACGATCACAGGCACCGGCTTTACCGGCGCCACGGGCGTCACTTTCGATGGGGAGGACGGAACCTCGTTCACCGTCGTGAGCGACACTGAGATCACCGTTACCACTCCGGCGGGCGTCGAAGGCGCAGCCGCCGTGGTGGTCGAGCACCCCGCGGGCGACGCCAGCGCGGGTGACTTCACCTACGTAGCCGCACCGACCATCTCAGCGATGGACCCCGACCTGGGGCCGATTGCGGGTGGCACCGAGGTCACGATCACGGGAACCGGCTTTACCGACGCGACCGGTGTGACTTTCGACGGGGATGACGGAACGTCGTTCACTGTCGTCAGCGACACTGAGATTACTGTCTCCAGCCCGGCTCACGCCGCGGGCGCTGTGGCTGTTGTCGTGGAGCACGTGGGCGGAGACACCGCTGCCGGAGACTTCATTTACCTCGCCAACCCGAGCGTCACTGATCTGGCTCCCACCTCTGGCCCGCTGGCTGGTGGCACCGAAGTCACGATCACGGGCACCGGCTTTACCGGGGCAACGGGAGTCACGTTCGATGGAGACGCTGGAACGTCGTTCACCGTAGTGAGCGACACCGAGATCACGGTCACGAGCCCGGCGCACGGCGCCGGCGCTGCGGCAGTCATCGTCGAGCATCCGGTGGTCGACGCCGCTGCTGGCGACTTCACCTACACCGACGGACCGGCGATCGCTTCGCTCACTCCCGACGTTGGGCCGGTCGCGGGAGGAACAGTGGTGACGATTGCGGGCACCGGATTCACCGGAGCAACGGGAGTGACCTTCGATGGAGAGGACGGAACATCGTTCGATGTGGTGAGTGACACTGAAATTACGGTGAGCAGCCCGGAGCACGATGCCGGGGCAGTCAACGTGGTCGTCGCGCACCCCAGTGGGGACTCAGCGCCCGAGACGTTCACCTACCTCGCTACCCCCGCAGTGACCCTCGTGTCGCCCAACGCGGGACCGCTAGAAGGCGGCACCGAAGTCACGATCACGGGAACCGGTTTCACCGGGGCAACGGGAGTCACGTTCGATGGAGAGGACGGAACATCGTTCACTGTCGTCAGTGACACGGAGATCACGGTGACGAGCCCCGCGCACGATGCGGGCATCGCCGAGATCGTCATCCAGCATCCGATCGCCGACACTGTTGCGGGAGGCTTCACCTACGCCGCTTCAGGAATCCCGATCGTCAATTCCATGTCGCCGCTCCGAGGCCCGGACACGGGAGGCACGCTAGTGACTCTTCGCGGTAGTGGATTCCTGGGGGCCAACGGCGCTCGATTCGGTGCACTGTGGGGAACCAACTTCACCGTACTGAGCGACACCATGGCAACAGTGATGACGCCGGAGCACGAAGCAATGTGGGTACCCGCAGTGCTGTCCTCGGGCGCCGTAATGGCGGCCACGCCCGGCTTCACCTTCGAGCCAACCACCTTGGCACTAGCCGATACGGATACGGATACGGATACGGATACGGCTACGGGTGACGGCCTCGCCTACACCGGCTCATCTGGATTCCACGGAGCCTGGCTCGCACTGGCGCTCATCGCCGCTGGTGCGCTGCTCCTGATTTCTCGACGCCCCGCCGGTCGCCACCGCGCCTGACTAACGGTGGCGGCGCGTTGAACCGCTGCCACCGCGTCGCTCGCCTCGAGAACGAAGCGCGTGCAGGATTCTCCATCCCCCCAGGGGAATCCTGCACGTCTGTTCGAGCGATGCCTTGGTGATCCGAGCGCGTTGGGATCGTCAGCGGGCACGACTACGCTAGGGATCGTGGTTGCTGCCCTATATCGCCGATACCGGCCTGAGACTTTTGCTGAACTCATCGGCCAGTCTCAAGTGACCGATCCGCTGCGCACGGCGTTGCGCACCGATCGCGTCAATCACGCCTATCTCTTTAGCGGTCCGCGTGGGTGTGGCAAGACCACATCCGCTCGCATTCTTGCTCGCTGCCTTAACTGTGCCGAGGGCCCGACCGACACTCCTTGCGGCGTGTGCGCCTCGTGTGTCGAACTGTCGCGTGATGGTGGCGGTTCGCTCGACGTCGTCGAGATTGACGCGGCAAGCCACAACGGTGTTGAGGATGCCCGTGACCTGCGCGAGCGTGCTGTGTTTGCACCGGCCCGCGACCGTTTCAAGATCTTCATTCTCGACGAAGCGCACATGGTGACGCCCCAGGGCTTCAACGCGATGCTCAAGATCGTTGAAGAGCCGCCGGAGCACGTGAAGTTCATCTTCGCCACTACCGAGCCAGACAAGGTGATTGGCACGATTCGTTCGCGCACTCATCACTACCCCTTCCGCCTCGTGCCGCCTGCTCAGATGCTGGATTACGTTCAGCAGCTGTGTGAGAGCGAAAGCGTTACGGTCGAGCCCGGAGTGCTGCCGCTTGTCGTGCGCGCCGGTGGCGGATCAGTGCGTGACACCCTGTCGCTACTCGACCAGCTCATTGCCGGCTCCGAAACTCAGACCGTCATCTATGAGCGCGCCGTTGCCTTGCTCGGTTACACGCACGCAGAACTACTCGATGAAGTCATTGACGCTCTCGGCTCCGGTGACGCCGGTGCCGCATTCTCGTCGGTCGACCGGGTTGTGCAGACGGGTCAAGACCCTCGGCGCTTTGTCGAAGACTTGCTTGAGCGGATGCGCGACCTCATCGTTGTGGCCGCCACCGCCGGTAGCGCGGCAGAAGTGCTTCGCGGCATCCCGCAAGACCAGCTCGAACGTATGGGGCAGCAGGCGCACACTCTGGGCGCTGCGGAACTCTCACGGGCCGCCGACATCATCAACGCCGCTCTGTCTGAAATGACCGGCGCGACATCGCCGCGACTGCACCTTGAGTTGATGGTGGCTCGCATCATGGTTCCTGCCAGCGATGACACCCAGCGCGGTGCTCTCGCTCGCGTCGAGCGTTTGGAGCGGCGCATCGGTATCGACGGCGACGGATCAGTTGCCGCCGCCTCAACGACACCTCCCGCTCCCCGTGCTGCTGTCGCGCCCGCAGCGCGTGCGGCCGCTCCGGCTCCGGCAGCAGCGCCTTCTTCCGCCGCCGAGCCGGCTCCGGCCAGTGACCGCGACGCGGTTGCGGCGCCGGTCGCTGCGCCTACAACCGAACCTGCACCGGCTGCTACTGCCGCCGGCTCGGGCCTCCGGGCACCAGCCGCACCGCGCACGACCCCGATCTCGATCCAGCAGGTGAGAGACGCGTGGCCCGAGATCCTTGAAGTTGTTCAAGAACTCAAACGCACCGCGTGGATGGTCGTCTTCACGGCCAAGCCGCTCGAGCTGCGCGACGACAAGATTCTGGTGCTGTCGTTCCCGAGTGAGCGGGATGTCGAAGCCCTCAAGCAGCGCAGCGTGCCTGGCGAAGGTGTCGGCGACTACCTCAAAAAGGCATTTGTGCACGTGCTCGGATTCGAGCCGGCGTTCATTGCCAAGGTTGAGGGAGCACCATCCGCTCCTCCCGCCAGCCCGCCCGCGGCCACCGCTGCTGCTCCAGCAGCACCGAGCCAGGAATCGCGCTCGCAGGCAACGGCGCCTGCCCAGTCTTCGGCTCCGTCGCGCGCGCCCCAGCCGGAGGCTCCCGCTGTTGACGAGGGCCCCGAGCCCGAGGAGCCTGCACCGGCCGAAGATCGTGAGCCCGGGGGATGGGCTGTAGCCGCGATTCCGGAATCAGAGCCTGAACCCGAGACCGATCCTTCAGCGCCGCGTGGTGCCGCAGCAGCCCAAGAAACAGTCAGGCAACAGGCGCAGCGCGCTCAGCAGAAGGGCGACGGCCCCGCAGTCGATCGCCTCGCGGCGGCGGCAGCAGCAGCACCGCCAGCACCGCCCGAGTCGCAAGCACGGGTCGCGATGTCGGCGACTGCTGCCCGCATGGACCGCTCGCGCTATGGCGAGGCAGTGGTGCGCGAATTGCTCAACGCCACTTTTATTGAAGAACAACAAGTAGAGCCCCGAGTGGTTCCGCAGCCGAGAGACGAGTAACCCGTGTACGACGGAATTGTGCAAGAACTGATCGACGAACTCGGTCGGCTTCCCGGCATCGGGCCCAAATCGGCGCAGCGTATCGCCTTCCACATTCTGCAGACCGAGAGCTTTGACGTGCGCCGCCTTGCAGAGCTGCTCAACGACATCCGCGACAAGGTGCACTTCTGTGCCATCTGCGGCAACGTTGCCGAGCAAGAGACGTGCTCTATCTGTCGTGATCCTCGCCGATCGCCAGCGACAATTTGTGTCGTCGAGGAGGCTAAAGACGTCGTCGCGGTCGAGCGCACTCGTGAATTCCGTGGCCTGTATCATGTACTGGGTGGGGCCATCAGCCCTATCGACGGAATCGGTCCTGACCAGTTGCGCATCAAACAACTGCTGGGCCGGTTGGCTGACGGTGTCGTCACAGAAGTCATCATCGCGACCGACCCCAATCTCGAAGGTGAAGCAACCGCGACCTACCTCACGCGGCTTCTCGTTCAACCGAACCTTCGAATCTCGCGCCTCGCCTCCGGTCTCCCGGTTGGTGGAGATCTGGAATACGCCGATGAGGTAACTCTGGGTCGTGCATTTGAGGGTCGTCGAACGATCGACAACTAGCACTCCCGTAACGAAGTTCGCCGGGTGTGCGTGCACCGTTAGACTCGCACTTCGGGCAGCAATTGCCCGCAAACGCAAGCTTCAGG
Proteins encoded in this region:
- a CDS encoding DNA polymerase III subunit gamma and tau, with the translated sequence MVAALYRRYRPETFAELIGQSQVTDPLRTALRTDRVNHAYLFSGPRGCGKTTSARILARCLNCAEGPTDTPCGVCASCVELSRDGGGSLDVVEIDAASHNGVEDARDLRERAVFAPARDRFKIFILDEAHMVTPQGFNAMLKIVEEPPEHVKFIFATTEPDKVIGTIRSRTHHYPFRLVPPAQMLDYVQQLCESESVTVEPGVLPLVVRAGGGSVRDTLSLLDQLIAGSETQTVIYERAVALLGYTHAELLDEVIDALGSGDAGAAFSSVDRVVQTGQDPRRFVEDLLERMRDLIVVAATAGSAAEVLRGIPQDQLERMGQQAHTLGAAELSRAADIINAALSEMTGATSPRLHLELMVARIMVPASDDTQRGALARVERLERRIGIDGDGSVAAASTTPPAPRAAVAPAARAAAPAPAAAPSSAAEPAPASDRDAVAAPVAAPTTEPAPAATAAGSGLRAPAAPRTTPISIQQVRDAWPEILEVVQELKRTAWMVVFTAKPLELRDDKILVLSFPSERDVEALKQRSVPGEGVGDYLKKAFVHVLGFEPAFIAKVEGAPSAPPASPPAATAAAPAAPSQESRSQATAPAQSSAPSRAPQPEAPAVDEGPEPEEPAPAEDREPGGWAVAAIPESEPEPETDPSAPRGAAAAQETVRQQAQRAQQKGDGPAVDRLAAAAAAAPPAPPESQARVAMSATAARMDRSRYGEAVVRELLNATFIEEQQVEPRVVPQPRDE
- a CDS encoding IPT/TIG domain-containing protein, coding for MTLSVFSAGAPAQAAAGDDSVAESAFLSGDLVASILAADLGHVAVSNDGTLTTQTANSGIGASIDLSALSLPLTLDAGLLRTFAEAENEGSSVAAAGLIDVSGDFSSANPSYTPGSFSLDLTDALSGSEALLTELAELKLDLGALSSRASIDAAGAPVGDYQIVGTQLLLTSNTLAGVVGTVNTAAGLVETEVDALVGPGGAILAEVTDVVDDALSTLNLGSVSASVSLDLVGAVSTVLTDPLTNPLVNGAVTLDLSTGIVAIDLNELNAGGLSNQPANTNILTADQLAAVAASLDTILFDLQTRLNNAVSSTLTAAVLDVAVVLELGSLSVATLTIAGPLGDFASGEAEANIQLLPGLGTITAGIVSPLLNGVLAGVLSGLGGGLTSVSTLLDPAGPVMGGFASTLTSQVVALVSGALELVLDSLPALISLTVNHQEFTGTAPNQKFVETALRVEVLQGVLATLNIAQAAVGPNFAGVRPAITDVDPTSGPVTGGTSVTLTGTDFNGSTGVTFDGTAGTDFTVVSDTEITVTSPAHAAGGVEVIIQHPAGASDDAEFTYTPVPVISSLDPDFGPIAGGTAVTITGSDFTDATAVTFDGTEGTIFTVVSDTQITVTSPAHALGAVDLIIERDSGDSAPETFTYRGAPTVSNMTPVEGPLAGGTAVTITGTGFTGSTGVTFDGADGTSFTVVSDTEITVSSPAHAAETIDVIVVHPIGNADAGEFTYTAAPIISSLSPNIGPIDGGTAVTITGSGFTGSTGVTFDGDDGTLFTVVSDTEITVTTPAHEVAVVDVVVLNTPANSTPGAFSYQEAPTVSGIAPDEGPLAGGTEVTITGTGFTGATGVTFDGEDGTSFTVVSDTEITVTTPAGVEGAAAVVVEHPAGDASAGDFTYVAAPTISAMDPDLGPIAGGTEVTITGTGFTDATGVTFDGDDGTSFTVVSDTEITVSSPAHAAGAVAVVVEHVGGDTAAGDFIYLANPSVTDLAPTSGPLAGGTEVTITGTGFTGATGVTFDGDAGTSFTVVSDTEITVTSPAHGAGAAAVIVEHPVVDAAAGDFTYTDGPAIASLTPDVGPVAGGTVVTIAGTGFTGATGVTFDGEDGTSFDVVSDTEITVSSPEHDAGAVNVVVAHPSGDSAPETFTYLATPAVTLVSPNAGPLEGGTEVTITGTGFTGATGVTFDGEDGTSFTVVSDTEITVTSPAHDAGIAEIVIQHPIADTVAGGFTYAASGIPIVNSMSPLRGPDTGGTLVTLRGSGFLGANGARFGALWGTNFTVLSDTMATVMTPEHEAMWVPAVLSSGAVMAATPGFTFEPTTLALADTDTDTDTDTATGDGLAYTGSSGFHGAWLALALIAAGALLLISRRPAGRHRA
- the recR gene encoding recombination mediator RecR, whose product is MYDGIVQELIDELGRLPGIGPKSAQRIAFHILQTESFDVRRLAELLNDIRDKVHFCAICGNVAEQETCSICRDPRRSPATICVVEEAKDVVAVERTREFRGLYHVLGGAISPIDGIGPDQLRIKQLLGRLADGVVTEVIIATDPNLEGEATATYLTRLLVQPNLRISRLASGLPVGGDLEYADEVTLGRAFEGRRTIDN